ATTCGAGGAATGTACCAGAATATTTGACTATGTCTGGTTTGGGCAATTTGAATTAAATGCATCAGATTTTGGTCAGTATGAACAATTGTTTAACCAATATCAAAATCAAATTACATGAAGGGATCAGTAAAATTTGGGTTGATATTATTGGGAATCGTCCTGTTACTGATTGGTATCATCGACATGACGAGCAAGAAACCGATTATTTGGGATCGGACTTTCGATGTGAAAGATAAAAATCCTTTTGGAGCTTACGTGGTCAGAAATGAATTAAAACATATTATTGATAGGCATAATGAGGATGTCGAGCGTCCATTATACCAATATCTGGATAGTATGAAAGGAACGGATAAGAACCTTCTATTTTACACGTCGTATTTTTCCTTGGGTGAAGCAGCGGAAAATAAATTACTTGACTATGTGTCTCGAGGAGGAAAGGCGATGATTATTGCCGAAACGATTGATTATTATCTTTTGGATTCCTTGGCCATTAAGGTATTTGATTTCTATGGTTATAAAAAGGGCGTTGATATTAAAAGCCATTTAAGAGTCAAGCTGACTAACGATAATAGTAAAATTCATTATGCGAAATCAGATTTAAGTACAGTCTTTAGTAAGCTGCCTAAGAATGCTACCATTTTGGGAGGGATCACTTATCAGGAATATTTACTACCTAATTTTGTTGAGGTACAGATTGGCAAGGGCAGACTTTATTTGCACCTGACCCCCGATTTATTTGGAAATTATTACCTGCTGAATTCAGCCTCTCAATATGCCTATGCTGCAAAATCATTATCTTATTTAAATGATAAACCTATTGCATGGTATGATTTTAAGGCAAACACTGCTCAGTACAGTACCCCATTACGGGTTCTGTTGACCAATTCGGGATTAAGGCAAGCATGGTATGTACTTTTGGGGGGACTTGTTCTTTTGCTTGTGTTTAAGAGTAAAAGGGAGCAGCGTGCAATGGAAATTGCTAAACCGGAACCCAATCTTTCCAAAGAATTTTGTGAGACAATTGCAACATTATATTACGAAAACGGCACACCAGGTAATATGGTTGATAAGAAAATAGACTATTTCTTGCACGATATACGAAACCGTTTTCATATGGATACCTTAGCGTTAAGAGAAGAGAACTTTTGTGAAGAATTGGCAGAAAGGTCTGGTGTCTCACTGGCTGAAACGCAACAGCTAATCAGATTAATAATTCGAATGCAAGGAACACAGCAGAATGATGTGGCCGGATTAAGGCAGATTAATGAAACTATAGAAGATTTTAAACATAAAGCAAAAATGATATGAGTGACTTCGATAAATATATATCTTTTGAAAACCGAATTGATATTTCGGTTTTGTATGATAAAATGGCTCAAGTAAAGTCGGAGGTAAAAAAGGTTATTGTCGGACAGGATCAATTGATTGATATGTTACTGATTTCGATTTTAGCTTCTGGACACTCGCTAATAGAAGGGTTACCTGGTGTTGCGAAGACCTTATCAGCAAAATTGATAGCCAAGACAATTAGCAGTGACTTTAAACGAATTCAGTTCACCCCAGATTTGATGCCTTCAGATGTGACGGGATCATCTATCTTGGATCTAAAAAGCAACGAATTTGAATTTCGAAAAGGGCCTATTTTTGCCAATATTGTTTTGATAGACGAGATCAATCGTGCTCCTGCAAAAACACAGGCCGCACTTTTTGAAAGTATGGCTGAGCATCAAGTTTCTGTTGATGGAAATACCTATATTTTGCCAGTTCCATTTATTGTGTTCGCTACGCAGAACCCGATCGAACATGAAGGAACCTATCGATTACCTGAAGCACAACTAGATCGTTTTCTTTTTAAGATCAATGTGAATTATCCAGAACTTGAGCAAGAGTTAGAGATTTTGAAAGAGCATCATGCACAGAAAGCATCGAATAAAGAGGATCAAGTAAACAGTGTGGTTTCAGCGGAAGAAATTTTTTCATTTCAGCGACTTATCAAATCAATTTTTGTACACGAAGAATTGTTAAGCTATATCGCTCAAGTGATCATAAAGACGCGTACCAATCCAAGCTTAACTTTAGGGGCCTCACCGCGGGCTTCTATTGCATTATTGGAATCTGCCAAAGCGTCTGCAGCATTGAGTGGAAGAGATTTCGTAACACCTGAAGATATTAGAAGGGTTGCATCTGCGGTCTTGGGACATCGTGTCATGCTGACTCCAGAACGAGAAATGGAGGGTTTTACAACTTCTTATGTTATTGATCAAATCATTAATACGGTAGAAATTCCAAGATAATGAAAAAATTAAAGCAGCTTTTTCTAACCAATCAGTTTTTCTATTCTCTATTAGGGATAGCAACACTCTTTGCAATTTCTTTTTTTATTAAGGGATTGTTTACTGTTGCATGGATTGTATTTTGGCTATGGTTGGCTGTGTTGATTTTTGATTTCGTTGTCTTATTTGCAGGCAAGGGGCGTATTGAAATTGCAAGGGTCTATCCCGAGAAGCTGTCCAATGGTGATGAAAATCCGATGAAGCTAATCGTCAATTCCTTCTATCCATTTCCAACTATTATAGAAATCCTAGAGGAATTTCCGATACAACTTCAAATTCGAAACAACGAATTTTCTACCCGTTTGTCTGCGTATCAAAGTTCGGAAATCTCTTATTTGATGCGGCCAACACAAAGGGGGATATACCAGTTTGGTCGATGTATGGCACTGGTGAAACGTTTTGGATTTTTCAAACGGAGATTTGTGACCAACCAGGTTCAGGAAATTCCATGTTATCCATCGTATATTCAATTGAGAAAGTATCAGCTCTTAGCAACGAGCAATAGGTTAAATGAATTGGGTATAAAGCGAATACGCCGTATTGGTTCTGCGATGGAGTTTGACCATGTTAGGGAGTATGTTCAAGGCGATGATTATCGTCATATGAATTGGAAGGCAACAGCAAAAGCCAGAAAGCTAATGGTCAATCAGTATGAGGATGAGAAGTCACAGCCGATCTATTCATTTATTGATTTGGGACGAGCGATGCGGATGCCCTTCGAGGGTCTGACATTATTGGATTATGCAATCAATGCCTCCTTGGTTCTTTCAAATGCAACAATATTAAAGCAAGATCGAGCTGGATTATTGACCTTTTCAAAAGATGTGAACGTT
The window above is part of the Sphingobacterium sp. ML3W genome. Proteins encoded here:
- a CDS encoding DUF4350 domain-containing protein; its protein translation is MKGSVKFGLILLGIVLLLIGIIDMTSKKPIIWDRTFDVKDKNPFGAYVVRNELKHIIDRHNEDVERPLYQYLDSMKGTDKNLLFYTSYFSLGEAAENKLLDYVSRGGKAMIIAETIDYYLLDSLAIKVFDFYGYKKGVDIKSHLRVKLTNDNSKIHYAKSDLSTVFSKLPKNATILGGITYQEYLLPNFVEVQIGKGRLYLHLTPDLFGNYYLLNSASQYAYAAKSLSYLNDKPIAWYDFKANTAQYSTPLRVLLTNSGLRQAWYVLLGGLVLLLVFKSKREQRAMEIAKPEPNLSKEFCETIATLYYENGTPGNMVDKKIDYFLHDIRNRFHMDTLALREENFCEELAERSGVSLAETQQLIRLIIRMQGTQQNDVAGLRQINETIEDFKHKAKMI
- a CDS encoding MoxR family ATPase, which codes for MSDFDKYISFENRIDISVLYDKMAQVKSEVKKVIVGQDQLIDMLLISILASGHSLIEGLPGVAKTLSAKLIAKTISSDFKRIQFTPDLMPSDVTGSSILDLKSNEFEFRKGPIFANIVLIDEINRAPAKTQAALFESMAEHQVSVDGNTYILPVPFIVFATQNPIEHEGTYRLPEAQLDRFLFKINVNYPELEQELEILKEHHAQKASNKEDQVNSVVSAEEIFSFQRLIKSIFVHEELLSYIAQVIIKTRTNPSLTLGASPRASIALLESAKASAALSGRDFVTPEDIRRVASAVLGHRVMLTPEREMEGFTTSYVIDQIINTVEIPR
- a CDS encoding DUF58 domain-containing protein, with product MKKLKQLFLTNQFFYSLLGIATLFAISFFIKGLFTVAWIVFWLWLAVLIFDFVVLFAGKGRIEIARVYPEKLSNGDENPMKLIVNSFYPFPTIIEILEEFPIQLQIRNNEFSTRLSAYQSSEISYLMRPTQRGIYQFGRCMALVKRFGFFKRRFVTNQVQEIPCYPSYIQLRKYQLLATSNRLNELGIKRIRRIGSAMEFDHVREYVQGDDYRHMNWKATAKARKLMVNQYEDEKSQPIYSFIDLGRAMRMPFEGLTLLDYAINASLVLSNATILKQDRAGLLTFSKDVNVFIPAEKRNNQMLKISEALYQVVTNFDEPEYGKLYSYANAHINKRSLIFLYTNFETLDSLRRQMNYLSMLNRSHLIVVVVFKNVEVEDLAKSSPKKTIEIYNQIIAEKFIYEKQLIVQELIRNGFQTIYTAPENLTINSINKYLEIKARGLI